The stretch of DNA GCAGCACTAGGATTTACGGTTCCATCAGCGGTAGCATAAGCAAAATCTTGCCCTCCTTTTCCCGCTAGTTTCCATTGTGTAAAGGTAGGTAGGTCGCAATTGTAGAATTTTGCAAACGCTTCTGCCCCATAGTATCTTACAAAATTAGCTGGCCAAGTTTTTACTTCTTCTAAGGTTGGCATCAAACCATCGGTATCCCCTGCACCATAAAAACCATTAGCATTGCCACTCAGCTCATACCAATCGTTTTTTGAGTCAACTACATTAGCGTATATGTTAGGATCAAAATAAGGGTCCCAATCTATTGTTGCAGGATCTTTAATCTCAAACGTTTGCGTTGTTTCATCAAAATAGATAAAACAGATATTGAGCGGATTTTCCATTTCATCCAAGGTATAAACACCATCGCTATTATGGTCTTTTACTACTCGACTTCCCCCTAGATAAATCAATTCTTTTCCATCCAAATCATACACCTTTTCCGTAGTAGCATCAAAGGTAATTTTATCTTCTGCAAAAGCTCTATTTAGAAAAAGAGCATACTCTTCATTAGAAACCTCTGTTGCCGCTATTTCGAAGCTAGCAATTGTTCCATCCGTTGGGACGGTTACAAATTCTATATCCAATTCAGGACTTGTTGCAATTGGTTCTTCTTTAGCACAAGAAGAGATTAACAAAACTGTAAACAAAGCAAAAGCTATTTTAAACATACGATATTATAATTTTTAGTAGTTCGCTAATTACCTCTATGAATTTGGTACGATTGTATGGTTTTTAGCGAACGATTGAGTTGATATTATTATATTTAATTCTTTACTACTCTAAAACCAAAGTGATTATTCCCTCTATTTTCAAAATCAGCCGCCCTAGCATACGTCAGCAAGGTGCTAGCATGATAATTCCATGATCCTCCTCTTCTTACCCGTTTAGCATCGGTTCCAGGAGTAGTATTAAGCGGGTCTGTTGCTCCATCTTGGTAAAAAGAAGCACTATAATAATCTTGGCACCACTCCCATACATTTCCTCCCATATCATACAAACCGTATGGGTTGGCTGCATAAGTACCTACTTCCACAGAATGACCATTGGCATTGTAAACTCCAGGAAGGTCTCCATTGTAATTTGCTTTGGTCAAAGAAAGCGTTCCATCATCCGTTGGGTACTCCAATTGTTGTCCACCTCGTGCTGCACATTCCCACTGAGCCTCTGTTGGCAGACTAATCCCATAGTATTCTGCAAAAGCAAAAGCACCAAACCATTTCACCCAATTGACTGGCCAATCTGCTTTGGTAGCATCCAACAATTCAAATTGATTATTCGTTGTATTAAATGCAATCCAACTTTTATTGTCCAAATGCTCAGGATCACCGTGGCTCGTACAGCCCCCTGTTTCGCCTAATTGCAAAAACACCTCGCCTGCATTGGGCGCATCTCCTGCACCAATGACTACTTTTTCGGTATAACTTCCACAAGGATCTTGCAGTTGTTGTTCTATCACTGTAATCCAGGCATCTTGATAAGCCGCATTCAAAAAGTCAATATACTCCTGATTGGTAATTTCTTTTTCAGACATTTGAAATGCAGATAGACTTATCGTTACCGCAGGCGCATCATTCTGGATGGTGGTTCCCCCCATTTGGAAGGTTCCTGCTGGAATTTCTTTAAAAATTATACTTGAGGGTAAGCTTGTACTTACTGTCGTTGTTGTTGGTACCTCTGTTTCTTTACAAGAACACAACATCAATAAAACTGCAAAAAAGACACTACTAGACTTCATTTTATTATTTTTATTTATAAATAACATGGAACTTCCACTTTTATCTGAAATAAAAATACGACATAAAATCAGCCTTAGATAAGATTATTGGTTAACGACTGGATTCCAAGGGTAAGCGATTGTTTGGATTATAATTTTGCTATTTTTTTTCTAAACTTTTGTAGAAATGTTCTGCCAATTGGAATGTTCTGCCCTTGGATGGCAATGGATTTATAAGAAAAATGGTCAACTTTTGACAAGGCAACAATATAAGATTTGTGAACCCGACAAAAGTTATCTTCTGGCAAACTTTGTAAGGTAAACTTCATGCTTTGTTGTGTCAAATAATATTTCTCAGCTGTGTGAATTTTGACATAATTATCCATTGCCTCTACATATAAAATATCAGCCAATAAGATTTGTACATTTTTATATTCTACTTTAACAACAATAGAAGCTCGTTTCTCTTCTTCTTGCTCCATAAAAGTCGATCGAGCCAAATGCTTTTCAACTTTTTGAACTGCTTTGTAAAACCGTTCAAAATCAAATGGTTTTAGCAAATAATCTAGGGCGTTAAGATTATAACTCTCAACAGCATATTTGCTATGAGCGGTTGTAAATATTAGGGCAGGAAATTCGGGAATTTGCTGGATTAGTTGGATGCCAGATATTTCAGGCATTTTAATATCCATGAACACCGCATCTGGCTTATGATGCCTCAAATAATCCAAGGCTTCAAAAGGATTGTCAAACAAATCAATTAATTCAAGCTGTGGAATTTTTGCACAAAAATCTTCGATTAGCGCCAGCGCAAAAGGCTCATCATCAACAGCAATGCAGGTTATTTTTTGCTTATTTCCCATTGTTTTTTTGATTGTTAATCTTAAGTTTCACTTCAAATACATTTCCATCGTTATTAATCGATAAAGTATGTCGATTGGGATAAATAAGCTCTAACTGTCGTTTCACATTGTCGATCCCTGTCCCCGTTTTAGTCTCTATTTCTTCTTGCTCTGTTGCAATAATTGTATTCAAAACTTTCATTGACAGTTGGTCTGCATCTGCTGTTATTTGAAGATAAATTGTTGTTGCTTTGCGAGTACTGACCCCATACTTAAATGCATTTTCAATAAAAGGAATCAGTAATAAAGGAGCAATCATCAAGGTTTCTTCTTGAACGCTAATTTCGCTTTTCACCTCGGTATGTTTAGGCAATCGCAATCGCTGTAGATCAATATATTTAGTAATATAATCTATTTCCCTCAAAAGAGGAACAGAATCATTGCTTGCCTCTGTAAATACATAACGCATCATATCAGAGAGCGCAATAATTGCTTTTGGTGCCTCATCTGCTTTTTTGATGGCTAAATAATAAATGCTGTTCAGAGAGTTAAATAAAAAATGTGGGTTCACTTGCGACTTTAGCAAAGCTAATTCTGCTATGTTTTTTTCGCTTTTTAAGCGTTGATTTAATTGTTGTGCGTCCTTTAAACTTTCTATAATAGAAATGACTAAGGTAATGACAAAATACATAAATAGCGCTCCAAGTCGCATCTTTGCTTTTAGTTCCTCTTCCAAGCCAAAAGGGTCTTGCGTCCACGGATGCTCTGGCAATAACCGACACACCACTTTGGGAAAATGTCGATAAATCATAAAACAAACGACAATTAACCCTAAGTAGATAAAGATTCTATCGTTTAATAAGTATTGAGGTGTGAATTTGAGATAAAAAGCATAAAATACAACTATTAATACTAAAAAAGCCGCTATGTAATAAACGGGAGCATAAGTGAAAATCAGTCCTATGTTTTCTAGCAAAAAAATAGGCGCAACAAAGAGCAACAACCAAAGTATTAGATGCTTCAAATAAGTTAGCTCTTTACCATTTTCTTTTGTAATTATTTTTGTTCTTAGGCTCATTTTTAATTTCATTTGTAACTCCTTCTCTTGCAAGGAATAAAAAAAATGTGACTTTTATTAATTTGCAATCGAAAGATATTCCCCCAGTTCCTTTAAAATTGGCAAACGTCCAAAATATATCGGTCAACAACACTACCTTATTCGTATCTTCAAAAACTCTTCAAAATTTATAGCTTGTTTTATTTTTCAAAATCATTACCTTAGTTCAATGATCAAAATATTATTAGTAGAAGACAACAAAGAGCTTAGGCAAAACACCCTTGACTTTTTAACTCAAGAAGCCTATATTATAGAAGTAGCTGAAAACTACAAAACGGCTCATCAAAAACTCCAACAACATCGTTATGATATTCTTTTGTTAGACCTCATGCTCCCCGATGGGAATGGAATAGAATTGCTAAGGCAACACATAAAAAGCAAACAGTCTAGTGGAGTCCTTATCATCTCCGCAAAGGGTGCTCTAAATGATAGAATTGAAGGACTAGATTTGGGGGCTGATGACTATCTTCCCAAACCCTTCCATTTATCGGAACTCAATGCGAGAATAAAAGCTATTTATCGTCGAAAAATGCAACAAGGGCAACAAGAAATCAGTTTTGGTCAACTCAGAATAGATACACAAGCCCAAAAAGTCTATGCCAAAAACAAAGAACTTGTCCTTACCAAAAAAGAATACGCTCTTTTAATCTACTTTGTGAACAATCGAGATCGAATGCTAAGCAAACAAGCCATTGCTGAACATGTATGGGGAGATTATGTCCACGATTTGTTAAATTGTGATTTTGTATACCAACATATCAAAAATTTGCGCAAAAAATTGGCAAAAGAAATAGGAGAAGATTATATTCAAACTGTTTATGGAGTTGGTTACAAGATGAAAAAAACACCCAACATCACTTAATTTAATACTCCGTTAATTATATCCTTATGAAACTGGTTACCAAACTTACTTCTTCTTATCTATTAATAGCTGGTTTTGTATTTATTTTGGGAGGGTTTATTACGTTTGAGATTATAGAATCTGAAATAAAATCTGAACAAATGTGGGAATTAAGAAAGGCTACCACTTATATTAGTGATCGAATAAAACTTGGGATTAATCCCGCCTTATTGGTTTCTAGCAAAATACAAATTGTAGCACTTCCTCAAAATGCAGTAGAACAGCCCATACACTTTAGGGATACTTTAGTTTGGGTGGAAAATCTCCAAAAGTTGGAGCCTCATGAAAAAGCTATTAGCCAAAAAAGAATTAATGGGCAGGTCTATCAAATCTCTGTCTACAATGTACTTTTGGAAGAAGATGAAATCTCCAAAACGGCTATCTCTTCACTTAGTCTTACTTTTCTTATTTTATTAACGCTATTTGGGCTAACCAGCTTAATTTTATCTCGTATTTTTTTAAAGCCACTTCACCAAACACTAAAAACAATTGAAGAATTTGACCTGACCCAAGTTGGTGTCCCCTTCGCTTCTAGCAATACCAAAGAGTTTGATCAACTCAACCAATTTTTGAACAACATGTCCCAAAAGGCAAAACAGGAATATCAATCCCTTAAATCCTTTAGTGAAAATGCTTCTCACGAAATGCAAACGCCCTTAGCCATTGCCAAGGGAAAATTAGAGCTCTTGTTAAACACAACACTCAATGAAAATCAAACGGAATTGATTCAAAGCTCCTATCTCGCTATTGATAGATTATCCCGTCTAAACAAAACATTGTTATTGCTTACTAAATTGGACAACCACGAATTCCAAACGGCTAAAAAAATCAACTTTAGTAAGTTGCTTAATGAAACCCTATTAGACTACAAAGAAATTATCGATTTTAAAAACATTCAATTAACTGCAAACATTCAAGGAGACATTGAGTTTCCGATTGATCCCTCCTTGGCTTACATTCTTATTACCAACTTATTAAACAATGCCATCAAACACAACCTCCCTGAAAGCGGTCAAATTGCCATAGAATTGACCGCAGCATCGTTAAAAATAAAGAATACAGGGCTTGAATTGACGGTTCCGCCCCAAGAGTTGTTCAAAAGATTTAAAAAAGCCAACCAAAGCTCCTCGTCCATTGGTCTTGGGCTATCCATTATCAAAAGTATTTGCAACAAAAATTCAATGGCCGTCGCTTATACTCTAGACCAAAATTGGCATCAGATAGAAATAAGCTTCCTCAATAAGTCTTCAAATTTTCTTCAAATTTCCAATTAGTTTATCCATTAACTATGATTTATTTTTGCAGAATTATCAATATTATAATCTAAATCAAGTTATGTATAAATATATTTTTATCGGTCTAACCTTATGTTTTTATTGCAGTTGCCGTACAGCAAAAAAGCAGCACCATCACCACCATCATCATTCACATCAACATTCTACCCATCATCACCACCATGCCCATGATGTACCCGATCATTCCCAAACAGGGCAGCAAATGACGAACACTGGGAAAGAATTTATAGCTAGCCTTAGCAAAGAACAACAAACAGCCTTGATTTACGATTTTGAAAACGATAGTATGAGAACATACTGGACCAATGCACCAACCCACAGCCAAAGTAGAAATGGCTTAGCAATCGGGAGGCTGAGTATCGCACAACGAAATCTATTTCACAAGCTACTAATCGCTTCTACGAGTTCTCAAGGTTATTATAAGATTTGGGCAGCTATACAAGGCGATGATGAATTAAAACGAGAAGGAGAAAATAGAGAACTCCCCAGTGAGAAATTCTTTGGTAAAAATCAAAGCTTGGGTGCTATTGGCTATTATATTTCTTTTTATGGAAATCCTATTCAAGATAAAAGTTGGGGATATATGATTACAGGACATCATTTAGCAGCTAATTTTACGGTTGTAGATGGTAAAGCAACCTTTGTTCCAATGTTCTATGGCTCTGACCCTGCTTCTATTAGTCATGGAAAACACGCTGGGTATACTTTTTTGCCTAATGAACGAAATAGAGGTTATGAGTTATTACAAAGCTTAACAAAAAAACAACTGGCTAAAGCCGTCATTGCTCCAAAATATCCTGAAAATAAGTTTGGTCCAATTGACTTTCAGGGACCAGGGGCAAAAGATAAAAAAATTACCAATAGAGGAATTCGTGGCGATGAGTTAAACTCGGCTCAACAAAAATTACTTTGGGCATTGGTAGAAGAATATGTTAGAAATGCTGATTTTGATGTCGCTGAAGCTTGGCTCGATAAAATTCAAAAAGACGGTTTGCAACAACTTTACTTTATGTGGATGGGACCTACCAATGGCAACGAAAAAATATTCTTTAGAGTTAATGGTCCCTCCATTCTTATTGATTTTGCCGATCAGAGAACAGGCTTTGATTGGAATACACACCCTCATACGATTATACGAGACCCCTCTAACGATTATGGTGAAAATTGGCTAGAAAGACACATTGAAGAATACCACAAACACTAGGTTCAATTTATTCCTTAATGCAATAGCATTGCCCCTCTAAAATCAATGCTATTGCGTAAAAAAAAGACACTGGATCAAACGCTTAAAAATGAAACATCAAATCTATTGGCTCACCAACTCTGAACTAGAAGAAATCGACTTGTATGATACTAGTTATAAAGAAGTTATTGCGCCTCAATATTCGGTTTTCAACAAATTTAAAACCTTGTTTAGAGCTAATCAAGACATATCTTTCGACACAAAGGTAGAACCTGTTGTTTTGAAACCGATCAATCAAAACACCTATGAAGTGGTCAACGAAGGACATTTACCCTTTTTGATTTACATCTTTAAGTACTATTTATTTGAAAAAAAGATTGCCGCTAAAATAACGGCATTGTCTCAAAATAAAATCAAATTTGAAGCTGTAAAAATCGTAAAAAATGGGCTTCCCTATGGCCACAAAGAATATTTTAGACTAAAAGGGAAAATGGACTACCTAGCGGCTGACTATTGCGCTGAAACATCAACCAGCAAGGATGCCATCTTTTTGGCCTTTGGCAGTTGTTTATATTTTTCTGAATCGCTAAAAAATAAACTAGAACCCTTTGTTCAGAAGAATTATAAAGGCTATCGTTTTGTGCCAGGCATACCAGCTTTAGTTTGCTAAAACAACCCATCAAACACCATAATAGAAGGTATTTTTTCTTCTTGCCAGTTAATATTTTGCCATAGATAAATGGAGCTAAAATAGACCGTAAAAAAATAGCCTTCCAGCAAAAATAAAATTCACATTTTTAGTTTTCCTTTAAAGAAAAAGATCACATTTTCTTTTGTTAAGTCAGCTTGTATATATATATTCTATATGAAGATATTTTCGTTAAACTTAATTCAAAAGACAATGAAAGCATTTGATTCTAATGTCGAGTTAATAGGAGCATCTGTGTTTCCTCCTATTTTTTCGAGATCTGATTTTGTAAAAAAAAGCTTATTAGAAATATTAACTAAGGAGGGCATTCCTGATCCTCAATTAACAGAGTGGTATCCTGTTCAAAAAGTGTCCAATTTTTATAAAACAGTAGCCAAAGAATTTGGACCGAACACTCTTTTTGATATTGGGAAAGCTGCCTTTAATAATATATCCCTTCCTGAAGGATTAACTACACTAGAAGAATTTCTAGAGGTTTTAAATATTATTTATAATACAGGATATAGAAATGGCTACATTGGTTTCATCAAGATGGTTAGTCACAATCGAGCAAAAAAGGAAGTTGTGATTCAATCGTATACACCTTATGTCAATGAGCTAATAAGAGGCTCTCTTACGGCTTTCATTCGCAAATATAAAATGAGTGTCCGAGTAATTAGAGATGAAGAAAAATCTACTATAGAAAGAGGATTTGAGAACAACTGGTATACCGTTACTTATCGCTAAAATTTAATAATTATAATAGGGAAAAAACATTATTCACATACGTTCAAAGTGCAATGAGGTGCACTTTGAACGTATTTATTTTTAGGGGAGTGCTAGTTCTCTTTAGTCCTCTTATTGATTCTATTTTTGCTACCTTTAACCATCAAAAATAAAACCATGAAAACACAGAAAGAATTTGACTTATCCTCTGGGAATAAATACCAATTGATTCAAATCAAAAAAAGCCTTATTCCCAATTATTACCTACTGACATTTCCTAAAAATCAAGGACAACCAACAAGCGAGGAGGTAACAGAAATGCTCCAACTAGGAATCAACCACGCCCAAAGTATCGCTTACGATTTACTGAACGATAAAGAAGCTTTTAGTATTTTATACAGTGGCTATAGTGCTAGGCGTGAAAAGGGTTGGCATGTTCACATTGTCTTATTAGGGAATAGATGGAAAAAAGCATGGCTTTATATCGTTTTATCAGCTAAAAACTTACTGCAAGCGCTAAGACTTAGAAAGGACGATGCCCCTAGGTTAAATGCAAAATAAAGCTCGTTCTAAAAAAAATAACTCTTCAGGAACAGAATCTCATTGAAATATGTTAGAGAGTCACCAAGTATTTTATCCACAACTTAAACCGCTCCAATGAATCTCAAAGCTCCCTTGTTCTCTTTTTTGCTCTTCTGTTCTCTCATTCAATGCACAGCCCCCACTTATAGAACCAAAAAGATCAAACAACCTTCAGCGGCCACAGAACAACTTATAAAAACCACTTACCAAGAGGCAAAACTAACCTCAACGCTTCCTTTTGATCTTTTTAGAACGGCAATGATTGGTTTTTATAATATAGAACAAAAAAAACAATCGGACAAAATCGCAATTATTGACTTTTCAAAACCATCTACTAAAGAACGATTTTATGTCATTGATCTTGATAAAAAAAAACTTTTGCATAGCTGTTTAGTTGCTCACGGAAAAAATTCTGGCAACAAAATTCCTTCTGATTTTTCAAATACGCTCAACTCCAAAAAATCAAGCCTAGGCTTTTTCCTTACGGCTGAAACGTATCAAGGAAAACATGGCTTTTCGCTGCGATTAGATGGAATCGAAAAAGGGATCAATCACAACGCTAGAAAACGATCCATCGTCATTCATGGTGCCGATTATGTCAGTACTAATTATATTAAAAAGCAAGGTAGATTGGGCAGAAGTTGGGGCTGCCCTGCACTTCCTCTAGCACTTTCTGAAG from Aureispira anguillae encodes:
- a CDS encoding formylglycine-generating enzyme family protein: MFKIAFALFTVLLISSCAKEEPIATSPELDIEFVTVPTDGTIASFEIAATEVSNEEYALFLNRAFAEDKITFDATTEKVYDLDGKELIYLGGSRVVKDHNSDGVYTLDEMENPLNICFIYFDETTQTFEIKDPATIDWDPYFDPNIYANVVDSKNDWYELSGNANGFYGAGDTDGLMPTLEEVKTWPANFVRYYGAEAFAKFYNCDLPTFTQWKLAGKGGQDFAYATADGTVNPSAAWYNVDATSPPFPIHKGHVQPVNSLSPNPLGVYNLGGNVWEWTKDWYRGTDVFSMGKQDEDYYIADEPEDPNHLKGLFGGSFNYFPMTMKITWNHAAKPNTGNDHFGFRVVKN
- a CDS encoding formylglycine-generating enzyme family protein, whose product is MKSSSVFFAVLLMLCSCKETEVPTTTTVSTSLPSSIIFKEIPAGTFQMGGTTIQNDAPAVTISLSAFQMSEKEITNQEYIDFLNAAYQDAWITVIEQQLQDPCGSYTEKVVIGAGDAPNAGEVFLQLGETGGCTSHGDPEHLDNKSWIAFNTTNNQFELLDATKADWPVNWVKWFGAFAFAEYYGISLPTEAQWECAARGGQQLEYPTDDGTLSLTKANYNGDLPGVYNANGHSVEVGTYAANPYGLYDMGGNVWEWCQDYYSASFYQDGATDPLNTTPGTDAKRVRRGGSWNYHASTLLTYARAADFENRGNNHFGFRVVKN
- a CDS encoding LytR/AlgR family response regulator transcription factor, producing the protein MGNKQKITCIAVDDEPFALALIEDFCAKIPQLELIDLFDNPFEALDYLRHHKPDAVFMDIKMPEISGIQLIQQIPEFPALIFTTAHSKYAVESYNLNALDYLLKPFDFERFYKAVQKVEKHLARSTFMEQEEEKRASIVVKVEYKNVQILLADILYVEAMDNYVKIHTAEKYYLTQQSMKFTLQSLPEDNFCRVHKSYIVALSKVDHFSYKSIAIQGQNIPIGRTFLQKFRKKIAKL
- a CDS encoding sensor histidine kinase, whose protein sequence is MSLRTKIITKENGKELTYLKHLILWLLLFVAPIFLLENIGLIFTYAPVYYIAAFLVLIVVFYAFYLKFTPQYLLNDRIFIYLGLIVVCFMIYRHFPKVVCRLLPEHPWTQDPFGLEEELKAKMRLGALFMYFVITLVISIIESLKDAQQLNQRLKSEKNIAELALLKSQVNPHFLFNSLNSIYYLAIKKADEAPKAIIALSDMMRYVFTEASNDSVPLLREIDYITKYIDLQRLRLPKHTEVKSEISVQEETLMIAPLLLIPFIENAFKYGVSTRKATTIYLQITADADQLSMKVLNTIIATEQEEIETKTGTGIDNVKRQLELIYPNRHTLSINNDGNVFEVKLKINNQKNNGK
- a CDS encoding response regulator transcription factor yields the protein MIKILLVEDNKELRQNTLDFLTQEAYIIEVAENYKTAHQKLQQHRYDILLLDLMLPDGNGIELLRQHIKSKQSSGVLIISAKGALNDRIEGLDLGADDYLPKPFHLSELNARIKAIYRRKMQQGQQEISFGQLRIDTQAQKVYAKNKELVLTKKEYALLIYFVNNRDRMLSKQAIAEHVWGDYVHDLLNCDFVYQHIKNLRKKLAKEIGEDYIQTVYGVGYKMKKTPNIT
- a CDS encoding sensor histidine kinase, which codes for MKLVTKLTSSYLLIAGFVFILGGFITFEIIESEIKSEQMWELRKATTYISDRIKLGINPALLVSSKIQIVALPQNAVEQPIHFRDTLVWVENLQKLEPHEKAISQKRINGQVYQISVYNVLLEEDEISKTAISSLSLTFLILLTLFGLTSLILSRIFLKPLHQTLKTIEEFDLTQVGVPFASSNTKEFDQLNQFLNNMSQKAKQEYQSLKSFSENASHEMQTPLAIAKGKLELLLNTTLNENQTELIQSSYLAIDRLSRLNKTLLLLTKLDNHEFQTAKKINFSKLLNETLLDYKEIIDFKNIQLTANIQGDIEFPIDPSLAYILITNLLNNAIKHNLPESGQIAIELTAASLKIKNTGLELTVPPQELFKRFKKANQSSSSIGLGLSIIKSICNKNSMAVAYTLDQNWHQIEISFLNKSSNFLQISN
- a CDS encoding DUF3500 domain-containing protein, with the protein product MYKYIFIGLTLCFYCSCRTAKKQHHHHHHHSHQHSTHHHHHAHDVPDHSQTGQQMTNTGKEFIASLSKEQQTALIYDFENDSMRTYWTNAPTHSQSRNGLAIGRLSIAQRNLFHKLLIASTSSQGYYKIWAAIQGDDELKREGENRELPSEKFFGKNQSLGAIGYYISFYGNPIQDKSWGYMITGHHLAANFTVVDGKATFVPMFYGSDPASISHGKHAGYTFLPNERNRGYELLQSLTKKQLAKAVIAPKYPENKFGPIDFQGPGAKDKKITNRGIRGDELNSAQQKLLWALVEEYVRNADFDVAEAWLDKIQKDGLQQLYFMWMGPTNGNEKIFFRVNGPSILIDFADQRTGFDWNTHPHTIIRDPSNDYGENWLERHIEEYHKH
- a CDS encoding murein L,D-transpeptidase catalytic domain family protein; protein product: MNLKAPLFSFLLFCSLIQCTAPTYRTKKIKQPSAATEQLIKTTYQEAKLTSTLPFDLFRTAMIGFYNIEQKKQSDKIAIIDFSKPSTKERFYVIDLDKKKLLHSCLVAHGKNSGNKIPSDFSNTLNSKKSSLGFFLTAETYQGKHGFSLRLDGIEKGINHNARKRSIVIHGADYVSTNYIKKQGRLGRSWGCPALPLALSEEIIQSISNGTCLFIYGKNASYFKHSNYILPI